One Mycolicibacterium fluoranthenivorans DNA segment encodes these proteins:
- a CDS encoding carboxymuconolactone decarboxylase family protein: MTRVDPLPPTQWPPTMRDALAAMNPPVRRHAQIPTDGRPKGLNVLGAFAYHPELARAFFTFNGHLLSATSLSPRQRELLILRTAVLRQSEYEWAQHVVIAGDVGISRSEIAAITEGPDASTWSEVDAALLRTADELVADGVIGDATWATLSAELSTEQLLDAIFTVGAYETLGWMLRSFGVELDADVREYLAGRD, from the coding sequence ATGACCCGTGTCGACCCGCTACCCCCCACCCAGTGGCCGCCCACGATGCGCGACGCCCTCGCCGCGATGAATCCGCCGGTGCGGCGCCATGCGCAGATCCCCACCGACGGCAGGCCCAAGGGGCTCAACGTGCTCGGCGCGTTCGCGTATCACCCCGAACTGGCGCGCGCGTTCTTCACGTTCAACGGTCACCTGCTGTCGGCGACCTCGCTGAGCCCGCGCCAGCGTGAGCTGCTCATTCTGCGGACGGCGGTGCTGCGGCAGTCCGAATACGAGTGGGCCCAGCATGTGGTGATCGCCGGTGATGTCGGGATCTCGCGCAGTGAGATCGCCGCGATCACCGAGGGCCCGGACGCGTCGACGTGGTCCGAGGTCGACGCTGCGCTGCTGCGCACCGCCGATGAACTGGTCGCCGACGGCGTGATCGGCGACGCGACGTGGGCGACGCTGTCGGCGGAGCTCAGCACCGAGCAGCTCCTCGATGCCATCTTCACCGTCGGCGCCTACGAGACGCTGGGCTGGATGCTGCGCAGCTTCGGCGTCGAACTCGACGCCGATGTGCGCGAGTACCTGGCCGGCCGGGACTAG
- a CDS encoding NAD(P)-dependent alcohol dehydrogenase, translated as MAQRTWAAGEPLELLELPTPEPRGGEVRIRVQSIGVNPVDWKMRSHGPLRWAARLLGPRPPVIVGVDFAGVVDAVGPGVTRAAVGDRVAGGTNFARRQRGSYADTVVVREDQICRVPDSVDITVAGALPIPGVTAWMSVVELGRIRRVPTAQRRVLVLGASGGVGQLVVQIAKQEGAFVGGVCSTANVERVEELGADVVIDYRRGDALSQAKAYGPFSVIVDCAGGYSGRGCRALLAPGGRHIMVAGDDAGAALARLIAPRKSKGILGKPTGARLEPLIAAVADGTMRVSIAQCLPLTSAEEAHTLSRTGRLTGKLVLVP; from the coding sequence ATGGCCCAACGGACCTGGGCAGCCGGGGAACCGCTGGAACTGCTGGAGCTCCCCACCCCCGAACCCCGCGGGGGCGAGGTCCGGATACGGGTGCAGTCCATCGGGGTGAATCCAGTGGACTGGAAGATGCGCAGCCACGGTCCCCTGCGCTGGGCGGCCCGCCTCCTGGGGCCAAGGCCCCCGGTGATCGTGGGTGTCGACTTCGCCGGTGTGGTCGATGCCGTCGGCCCCGGGGTGACACGTGCCGCCGTGGGCGATCGGGTCGCCGGTGGCACCAACTTCGCCCGAAGACAGCGCGGGTCCTATGCCGACACCGTGGTGGTGCGCGAGGACCAGATCTGCCGGGTGCCCGATTCGGTGGATATCACGGTGGCCGGCGCGCTGCCCATCCCGGGCGTCACCGCGTGGATGTCGGTGGTGGAACTCGGCCGGATCCGGCGGGTGCCGACTGCGCAGCGTCGAGTGCTGGTACTGGGTGCTTCCGGCGGCGTCGGACAGCTCGTGGTGCAGATCGCCAAGCAGGAGGGCGCGTTCGTCGGTGGCGTGTGCTCAACCGCCAATGTCGAGCGGGTAGAAGAGCTCGGCGCCGATGTGGTCATCGACTATCGGCGGGGCGATGCCCTCAGCCAGGCAAAGGCGTACGGCCCGTTCAGCGTCATCGTCGACTGCGCCGGCGGATACTCCGGCCGCGGATGCCGCGCCCTGCTCGCCCCCGGCGGGCGGCACATCATGGTGGCCGGCGATGACGCCGGCGCCGCACTTGCCCGACTCATCGCGCCACGGAAATCCAAGGGCATTCTTGGCAAGCCGACCGGGGCGCGACTCGAGCCGTTGATCGCCGCAGTGGCCGACGGCACCATGCGGGTGAGCATCGCCCAATGTCTACCGCTGACCAGCGCCGAAGAGGCCCACACCCTGAGCCGGACCGGCCGGCTGACCGGGAAGCTGGTGCTGGTGCCCTGA
- a CDS encoding pyridoxamine 5'-phosphate oxidase family protein — protein sequence MSRPFGETEREEFLAAKRVGVLSVASGDARPPASVPIWYDYTPEGLIRINTGAASRKARLIARAGAVTLVVQHEEPPYQYVVVEGSVVETIEPAPLQAREEIAIRYLGEEGGRAFVDSMKDMQSVLFMVRPDRWLTADYS from the coding sequence ATGAGCAGACCTTTCGGAGAGACAGAGCGCGAAGAGTTCCTGGCGGCCAAGCGTGTCGGAGTGCTGTCCGTGGCGTCGGGCGATGCACGGCCGCCCGCCAGCGTCCCGATCTGGTACGACTACACCCCGGAGGGTCTCATCCGGATCAACACGGGGGCGGCCTCGCGCAAGGCCCGGCTCATCGCCCGGGCGGGCGCGGTGACACTGGTGGTGCAGCACGAAGAGCCGCCGTACCAATACGTCGTCGTCGAAGGCAGTGTCGTCGAGACCATCGAGCCCGCTCCGCTGCAGGCGCGGGAGGAGATCGCCATCCGGTACCTGGGCGAGGAAGGGGGGCGGGCGTTCGTCGACTCCATGAAGGACATGCAGAGCGTGCTGTTCATGGTGCGTCCGGACCGGTGGCTCACCGCGGACTACTCCTGA
- a CDS encoding DUF3349 domain-containing protein, with amino-acid sequence MALSDVLARILGFLRAGYPEGVPADDYIPLVAVLRRRLSDDEVLTLTTQLIALGNRPAHGTDVRVAITKLTDEMPSHEDVQRVEHRLLAAGWPIDDPLTFPK; translated from the coding sequence GTGGCGCTATCCGATGTTCTGGCGCGCATCTTGGGATTCCTTCGTGCCGGTTATCCCGAGGGCGTCCCAGCCGACGACTACATCCCGTTGGTCGCCGTGTTGAGGCGGCGCTTGTCGGACGACGAAGTGCTCACGCTGACAACTCAATTGATTGCGTTGGGAAACAGGCCGGCGCACGGGACCGACGTGCGGGTGGCGATCACCAAGCTCACCGACGAGATGCCCTCGCACGAGGACGTGCAACGCGTCGAGCACCGGCTGCTGGCGGCCGGCTGGCCGATAGACGACCCGCTGACGTTTCCGAAATAG
- the phoU gene encoding phosphate signaling complex protein PhoU has product MRTAFQDQLDGLTQMLSEMCGLAGVAMERATQALLQADLVTAEQVITDHDHLVDLRTQAEEAAFVLLALQAPVASDLRLVVGSIQNVADSERMGGLALHVAKIARRRHPGHAVPEEVDGYFAEMGRIAVELSNCAQEVVLSGDPQRAAQISRDDDAMDHLHKHLFTVLMDKEWHHGVASAVDITLLGRFYERFADHAVEIGRRVIFQVTGQTPEL; this is encoded by the coding sequence ATGCGCACCGCTTTCCAAGACCAGCTCGACGGGCTGACCCAGATGCTCAGCGAGATGTGCGGGCTGGCTGGAGTGGCCATGGAACGCGCCACGCAGGCCCTGTTGCAGGCCGACCTGGTGACCGCCGAGCAGGTCATCACCGATCACGACCACCTGGTGGACCTTCGCACCCAGGCAGAAGAGGCTGCGTTCGTCCTCCTGGCGTTGCAGGCGCCCGTCGCGAGCGACCTACGCCTGGTGGTCGGCTCGATTCAGAATGTCGCCGACTCCGAGCGGATGGGCGGGCTGGCGCTGCATGTCGCCAAGATCGCGCGACGCCGCCACCCCGGACATGCGGTACCCGAGGAGGTCGACGGCTACTTCGCCGAAATGGGCCGTATCGCAGTCGAACTCAGCAATTGCGCCCAGGAAGTGGTGCTGTCGGGCGATCCTCAGCGAGCCGCCCAGATCAGCCGGGACGACGATGCCATGGATCATCTGCACAAGCACCTGTTCACGGTTCTGATGGACAAGGAGTGGCACCACGGCGTGGCCAGCGCGGTGGACATCACCCTGCTGGGCAGGTTCTACGAGCGCTTTGCCGACCACGCCGTGGAGATCGGGCGTCGGGTCATCTTTCAGGTCACCGGGCAGACCCCAGAGCTCTGA